From a single Athene noctua chromosome 2, bAthNoc1.hap1.1, whole genome shotgun sequence genomic region:
- the LOC141956682 gene encoding vasoactive intestinal polypeptide receptor 1-like yields the protein MHIQMHIVKCWKCEKSKTVVGIHPECKIFHQVVKEEALCLEKNDSVSSDLKGCSTDWDGLTCWPRATFGEVVKVPCPRIFEEITNIHGFLQRNCTQEAYWSEPFPPYTIACGFDEGSSKGPEDQKSYYSAFWRVYTAGYAASVTSLITALIVFAAFRKFHCTRNYIHMHLFVSFILRGTAVFIKDAVLFADETMDHCLMSTVACKAAVAFFQFSILANFFWLLIEGIYLQTLLLLTFVSDRQYVWLFIFTGWGGPTAVMFAWVLTRIHRQNTGCWDDDENGVLLWIIKGPILLTVLINFVIFINVIRILVHKLKSQEGGGSHSSNFVRLAKSTLLLIPLFGVHYIVFAFFPESTGLEARLYIELGLGSFQGFVVALLYCFSNAEVQSELKKQMCKWQYQEYLNFIHKQRILSRENSPVNYVTQLSLLEKISPKRKTSIYLNSVTSV from the exons ATGCATATCCAGATGCATATTGTTAAGTGCtggaagtgtgagaaaagcaaaaca GTTGTGGGAATCCATCCAGAATGTAAGATATTCCACCAGGTGGTCAAAGAGGAGGCTCTCTGCTTAGAAAAGAATGACTCTGTTTCATCCGATCTTAAAG ggtgcTCCACAGATTGGGATGGTCTAACCTGCTGGCCTAGAGCCACTTTTGGGGAAGTGGTTAAAGTTCCCTGTCCAAGAATTTTTGAAGAAATCACCAATATCCATG GCTTTCTTCAGAGAAACTGTACACAGGAGGCATATTGGTCAGAACCATTCCCACCATACACCATTGCCTGTGGATTTGATGAAGGTTCCAGTAAAGGGCCTGAGGATCAG AAATCATATTATTCTGCATTTTGGCGTGTCTACACTGCTGGCTATGCAGCATCAGTGACTTCACTCATTACAGCTCTAATTGTCTTTGCTGCCTTCAG AAAATTCCACTGTACACGGAATTACATCCATATGCACCTGTTTGTCTCCTTTATCCTGAGAGGAACTGCTGTTTTCATCAAAGATGCTGTTTTGTTTGCAGACGAAACTATGGACCACTGCCTAATGTCAACG GTAGCCTGTAAAGCTGCTGTGGCATTCTTCCAGTTCAGTATTTTAGCTAATTTCTTCTGGCTTCTTATAGAAGGGATATACTTGCAAACACTGCTTTTGCTGACCTTTGTTTCGGACAGGCAGTATGTATGGTTGTTCATATTTACCGGCTGGG GAGGTCCCACTGCTGTGATGTTTGCTTGGGTCCTCACAAGAATCCATCGACAAAATACTGG ATGTTGGGATGATGATGAAAATGGAGTGCTGTTATGGATCATCAAAGGCCCCATTCTGCTAACTGTATTA ATTAACTTTGTTATATTTATTAATGTGATCAGAATTCTAGTCCATAAATTGAAATCTcaagagggaggagggagccaTTCAAGTAACTTTGT GAGACTTGCTAAATCCACATTACTCTTAATCCCCCTCTTTGGAGTACACTACattgtatttgcatttttcccAGAAAGCACTGGTCTGGAAGCTCGACTTTATATTGAGCTGGGCTTGGGTTCTTTTCAG ggttttgttgttgctcttCTATATTGCTTCTCAAATGCAGAG GTTCAAAGtgaactgaaaaaacaaatgtgcaAATGGCAGTATCAAGAATACCTGAACTTCATACACAAACAAAGGATTTTGTCCAGAGAAAACAGTCCAGTCAACTATGTCACTCAGTTATCACTGCTTGAAAAAATCAGTCCAAAAAGGAAAACATCTATCTACCTGAACAGTGTAACTTCTGTCTGA